In Felis catus isolate Fca126 chromosome C2, F.catus_Fca126_mat1.0, whole genome shotgun sequence, a single window of DNA contains:
- the ARL6 gene encoding ADP-ribosylation factor-like protein 6 isoform X4 → MGLLDRLSGLLGLRKKEVHVLCLGLDNSGKTTIINKLKPSNAQSQDIVPTIGFSIEKFKSSSLSFTVFDMSGQGRYRNLWEHYYKEGQAIIFVIDSSDRLRMVVAKEELDTLLNHPDIKHRRIPILFFANKMDLRDSVTSVKVSQLLCLENIKDKPWHICASDAIKGEGLQEGVDWLQDQIQAVKT, encoded by the exons ATGGGATTGCTAGACAGACTTTCAGGCTTGCTTGGCCTAAGGAAGAAGGAGGTTCATGTTTTGTGCCTTGGGCTGGATAATAGTGGCAAAACAACAATCATTAACAAACTTAAACCTTCAAAT GCTCAATCTCAAGATATAGTTCCAACCATAGGATTCAGCATAGAGAAATTCAAATCGTCCAG TTTGTCTTTTACAGTGTTTGACATGTCAGGTCAAGGAAGATACAGAAATCTCTGGGAGCACTATTATAA AGAAGGACAAGCCATTATTTTTGTCATTGATAGTAGTGATAGATTAAGAATGGTTGTGGCCAAAGAAGAACTTGATACTCTTCTGAATCATCCag ataTTAAGCACCGCCGAATACCAATCTTATTCTTTGCAAACAAAATGGATCTTAGAGATTCAGTAACATCTGTAAAAGTGTCTCAACTGCTGTGTTTAGAGAACATCAAAGATAAACCATGGCACATTTG TGCTAGTGACGCCATAAAAGGAGAAGGATTGCAAGAAGGTGTAGACTGGCTTCAAG
- the ARL6 gene encoding ADP-ribosylation factor-like protein 6 isoform X2, translating to MGLLDRLSGLLGLRKKEVHVLCLGLDNSGKTTIINKLKPSNAQSQDIVPTIGFSIEKFKSSSLSFTVFDMSGQGRYRNLWEHYYKEGQAIIFVIDSSDRLRMVVAKEELDTLLNHPDIKHRRIPILFFANKMDLRDSVTSVKVSQLLCLENIKDKPWHICASDAIKGEGLQEGVDWLQEKTIQSDPGCEDLKR from the exons ATGGGATTGCTAGACAGACTTTCAGGCTTGCTTGGCCTAAGGAAGAAGGAGGTTCATGTTTTGTGCCTTGGGCTGGATAATAGTGGCAAAACAACAATCATTAACAAACTTAAACCTTCAAAT GCTCAATCTCAAGATATAGTTCCAACCATAGGATTCAGCATAGAGAAATTCAAATCGTCCAG TTTGTCTTTTACAGTGTTTGACATGTCAGGTCAAGGAAGATACAGAAATCTCTGGGAGCACTATTATAA AGAAGGACAAGCCATTATTTTTGTCATTGATAGTAGTGATAGATTAAGAATGGTTGTGGCCAAAGAAGAACTTGATACTCTTCTGAATCATCCag ataTTAAGCACCGCCGAATACCAATCTTATTCTTTGCAAACAAAATGGATCTTAGAGATTCAGTAACATCTGTAAAAGTGTCTCAACTGCTGTGTTTAGAGAACATCAAAGATAAACCATGGCACATTTG TGCTAGTGACGCCATAAAAGGAGAAGGATTGCAAGAAGGTGTAGACTGGCTTCAAG AAAAAACAATACA
- the ARL6 gene encoding ADP-ribosylation factor-like protein 6 isoform X1 — protein MGLLDRLSGLLGLRKKEVHVLCLGLDNSGKTTIINKLKPSNAQSQDIVPTIGFSIEKFKSSSLSFTVFDMSGQGRYRNLWEHYYKEGQAIIFVIDSSDRLRMVVAKEELDTLLNHPVQFSNIKHRRIPILFFANKMDLRDSVTSVKVSQLLCLENIKDKPWHICASDAIKGEGLQEGVDWLQEKTIQSDPGCEDLKR, from the exons ATGGGATTGCTAGACAGACTTTCAGGCTTGCTTGGCCTAAGGAAGAAGGAGGTTCATGTTTTGTGCCTTGGGCTGGATAATAGTGGCAAAACAACAATCATTAACAAACTTAAACCTTCAAAT GCTCAATCTCAAGATATAGTTCCAACCATAGGATTCAGCATAGAGAAATTCAAATCGTCCAG TTTGTCTTTTACAGTGTTTGACATGTCAGGTCAAGGAAGATACAGAAATCTCTGGGAGCACTATTATAA AGAAGGACAAGCCATTATTTTTGTCATTGATAGTAGTGATAGATTAAGAATGGTTGTGGCCAAAGAAGAACTTGATACTCTTCTGAATCATCCag taCAATTCTCCA ataTTAAGCACCGCCGAATACCAATCTTATTCTTTGCAAACAAAATGGATCTTAGAGATTCAGTAACATCTGTAAAAGTGTCTCAACTGCTGTGTTTAGAGAACATCAAAGATAAACCATGGCACATTTG TGCTAGTGACGCCATAAAAGGAGAAGGATTGCAAGAAGGTGTAGACTGGCTTCAAG AAAAAACAATACA
- the ARL6 gene encoding ADP-ribosylation factor-like protein 6 isoform X3, which produces MGLLDRLSGLLGLRKKEVHVLCLGLDNSGKTTIINKLKPSNAQSQDIVPTIGFSIEKFKSSSLSFTVFDMSGQGRYRNLWEHYYKEGQAIIFVIDSSDRLRMVVAKEELDTLLNHPVQFSNIKHRRIPILFFANKMDLRDSVTSVKVSQLLCLENIKDKPWHICASDAIKGEGLQEGVDWLQDQIQAVKT; this is translated from the exons ATGGGATTGCTAGACAGACTTTCAGGCTTGCTTGGCCTAAGGAAGAAGGAGGTTCATGTTTTGTGCCTTGGGCTGGATAATAGTGGCAAAACAACAATCATTAACAAACTTAAACCTTCAAAT GCTCAATCTCAAGATATAGTTCCAACCATAGGATTCAGCATAGAGAAATTCAAATCGTCCAG TTTGTCTTTTACAGTGTTTGACATGTCAGGTCAAGGAAGATACAGAAATCTCTGGGAGCACTATTATAA AGAAGGACAAGCCATTATTTTTGTCATTGATAGTAGTGATAGATTAAGAATGGTTGTGGCCAAAGAAGAACTTGATACTCTTCTGAATCATCCag taCAATTCTCCA ataTTAAGCACCGCCGAATACCAATCTTATTCTTTGCAAACAAAATGGATCTTAGAGATTCAGTAACATCTGTAAAAGTGTCTCAACTGCTGTGTTTAGAGAACATCAAAGATAAACCATGGCACATTTG TGCTAGTGACGCCATAAAAGGAGAAGGATTGCAAGAAGGTGTAGACTGGCTTCAAG